ACGTCCAGCACTGGGCGATCGCGGTACTCATCAGGTTTCATTCCTCTTCTGCACGAGCGACGGCCCGGCGACACGGTGTTGCATTTTTCAACTCGACTGCCCCAGACTCGGGGCATGATTCGTCACTGCTCACTCTGGAAGTTCACGGACAACGCGCCGGCCGGCCTCATGGAAGAACTCACCGACGCCTTCTACGCGGCGGCGGGCGAGATCCCCTCAGTGCGCGCGTGCCACGTAGGCGAGAACATGGGCTACTTGCCCACGAACCACGACTTTGCGCTCACGATCGACTTCGACGATCTCGACGGCTATCGCGAGTACGTCGCCCATGACCGCCACATGGAACTCTTCAAGAGCTACCTCGAGCCCTATCTGGAGTCCCGAGCCGCGGTGCAGTTCGAGCTCCGCGCCGACTGATCGATCGGGTCGATCGGCGGCGCCGGCGCGGAGCTAGTGACGCCTACGCCGGCTGGCTGACGTGCCGGTATAGCGCGAACGTGTTGTTCAGGAACCCTCCGTCGACCACGATGTTCTGCCCGGTGACGTAGCCGGCGTCCTCGGACGCGAGGAAGCTGACCACGCTCGCCATGTCGGCCGGGCCTGCGAGCCGACCCAGGGGGATGAACGGAGCCTTCTGAGGCTCGTCGCCCTCTTGGATGGCGCGATTCGTTCCTTCCGTCTGGACGCTGCCCGGCGCGACACCGTTGACGCGGATACCGTCTGGAGCGAACTCGATTGACGCCTGCTGGATGAGCATGGCAGCAGCAGCCTTGGACGCCGCATACGACCCGACCCCGACCGCCGGAGCGAGCGCAGACATCGAGGTGATGTTTACGATGGCACCCTTGCCATCGGCTGCGAGCTGCGGATGGAACGCCTGCATGCACAGCAAGTTTCCCCGCACGTTGATCGAGAAAACGCGGTCGAACTCTTCGACTGAGATGCTCAACAGCGGCGACCACAGGTAGATACCCGCGCTGTTGACCAGCACGCTGAGTTCGGGCACCTGCGCCGCGGCCGCCTTCACGGACTCGGGGTTGCCGACATCCAGCTGCAGCGCTGTTCCGCCGAGCTTCTCAGCGGCGGCCTGGGCCAGCTCTGTGTCGTAATCGGTCGTGTAGATGTGGTAGCCGTCGTCGGTCAATCGCTTCGCGATTCCGAACCCGATTCCCTGTCCGGCACCAGTAACGAGTGCGTAGCGTGTCATGAAGTCTCCCAATCGTTTGTGCCTCTGTGTTTATCATTTATAGGATAAACACATATGTCGCGCCAAGAGGGTGCGACGGATTCGACCGAAACCCAGCACCGACACGACGGAGTGGACCGGACATGGCCAGCGGCAAATTTGATGGCGCCTATCGCGCACTTGTGACCGGGTCGAGCCCAGGAGGGATCGGGGCGGCGATCACACGGAGACTCGTTGACAGCGCGCTGAGCCGACAGCTCGAGCCGCGTATCACGATCACTGCGACGAAGCCGACGGAGGAACTCGCGGCGTTCGCCGATTCGCAGCGTGATCGAGGCGCGAAGATTCTGGTCCTCACCGGTGACCTGCAGACAACAACGTTTCCTGTTGAAGTCGCCGAACGCGCTGTTGAGTTCGCGGATGGCCTCGACACACTGGTCTCGAACGCCGGCAACACGATGCTCGGGCGTCTCGTGGACCAGACGACAGTCGGGGAGTGGGACGCGGTGATGAATGTGCACGCCCGCGCGGCCTGGCTGCTGGCGTCAACCGCGTATCCCGCGCTCCGCGCTGCTCGCGGGTCGTTCATCGCGACCACCTCGACCAGCGGGATGAGCCCGCACCCCGGCCTCGGGGCGTACTCACCCGCGAAGGCCGCCCTCATCCGCCTCATTGAGAATCTCGCTCTCGAATGGGGGCCGGTGGGGATCCGCGCGAACGCGGTCGCTCCCGGTCCGATCGTCACGCCGATCAGCCAGAAGTCGCGTCCGGATATGGGCGAGGACGAGATGCGCGAGATGCTCGCGCAGCGCGCAGAGGCGATGCCGCTTCGGGTGCTTGGCGAGCCGGATGACATCGCCGAGGCCGTGGCCTTCCTCGCGAGCCCCGCGGCCAAGTTCATCACCGGGCAGAATCTCGCCGTCGACGGCGGACTGTCCATCAGCGCGAACTTACGAGTGCCCATGCGCCACCGACTCACCGTGGAGTGAGCGACAAGTTCCACCGCACGGGCAATAAACCACGACACAACAACGACAGCAAAGGGATGATCATGACTGAAACCGCCGTACGCACCGAGGCCGATGAGATCGAGGCAATCCGCCGGCTCAAGGCCCGTTACTTCCGCGCCCTCGACACCAAGGATTGGGATGAATTCGGAGCCGTCTTCACAGAGGATGCGGCCATCGGGCCGATCGATAACGGCTTCACCGACGAGCTCCTGGCGCTCCGCCCCGCCGTGGAACGGCAGCCTGTGGCGGCATCCGGCATCGGCGCCTTCGTCGAGCGCGTCGCAACCAACATCGGCCCGCTCATCTCCACCCATCACGGCCACCAGCCGGAGATCGAACTGACCGGCGACGACGAGGCGACGGGCATCTGGGCGATGGAAGACGTGCTCGTGTGGCCGGCAGACGGCTATCGCCTGCGTGGAACTGGGCACTACTGGGAGACCTATCGCAAGGTCGACGGCGTGTGGAAGATCGCCTCGATGAAGCTCACCCGGCTTTACGTGCACGTCGAGCGGATCGATTCGCTGGCCTGAGCCCCCGCATCGGAATTCACGCCGCCGAGTTCGGAATTCGCGCCAAGTTCTACATCGTCGAAATGATGCCGGTCAGATGAGCGTTACGGGGGGCCGGGTGAAACCCGATACACAGTCCGCGCTGCGGATCGACGACGCATACCTGCGGATCATGTGCGAGGTGCTCGAGGAGCACGGAATCGACTCGCGAGACGTGCTAGCGTGAGCGGGATTGCCCAGGCGCATGCCCGACCGTGAGACGACCACGAGTGCCGAGACAAGCATTGCGTTCCGGCGCGCGTTCGCCGCGGCCACCGACCGGCGGCGAGGGATCTGGTCTCTCGTCGCCGGACGGCTCGCACTGCGGACCCCGAATCCGTATGGGCTGGCCACGCGCACGGCGCGACATCGAGTCTGTGGTCCGAATTCTCGAGCACGGCGATCTCCACCTCGCCCTTATCTCGGTCATCCCCCTGCGTGACGCCGCAGGGCAGCTGGTCGGTGTCAAATTCGATGTGTCCGCTGCTCCGCCGGACCTGCGTGACTACGAACAGGTCGTCTCCGTCACCGCGCATATCCGCGGCTGGGACAGCATCTGGGCGGGCGCGTTCCCGTATCGCCGCATGGAGTTGCCCGTCTCGCTGTCGCTCGATGCCATCAACCGCCGGAATTACGCAGGTATCGTTCGCACCTCCAGCCGGCCGCAACTGCATTGGTACCCCGACATCAGCAGCCGTCCACTTCCCGGCGCGAACGAATTCTGCATCGGCAGCACCTCCGAGACCTCACGACGATGATCAGAGAGGTGCGCCGATCGAAAGGTATCCGCGACCGAATCGTCGACCGACTACGGGCCCCCGGCGGGGCAACCTGCACAGTCGGACAACTGGCGAGCGAGTTCGGCACCTCGACACGTTCGCTGCAACGAGCGCTCGCCAAGCAGGGCCTCTCCTTTCGCGCACTGCAGGAATCCGTGAAGCGCGAACTAGCCACTTCAGGCTTGCGCGGCACGTCGAAACCGATCGCCGAAATAGCCCTGGATCTCGGTTATGCCTCGCCGACGAGTTTCAGCGACGCGTTCAGCAATTGGTTCGGGCAATCTCCGTCTGCGTACCGAGCCGCCGCACGGGTAATGCGGTAGTCCAGCAGCCGTTGACCGACCCGACCACGCGGGATACGATCCGTCGACCATTCAGCCAGACGAACTGAGACAAAGGAGTCCATATGACCGACCGTACCTACGCGGAGCCGGCCGAACGCGCCAAGTCGATCGACGAGCGCGCTGCCCGACTTGCCTCCGGCAACCCCGTCCCGGTGAGCTGAGGAGAAGCGATGAGCTACAACGTGACCGCCGAAGAGCGGAATCAAATCAGCCAGGGCCTGTACGCCTACTGCCGCGGTCTCGACCGGTTCGATCGGGAGCTGGCGTTGTCGCCGTTCGCGGCCGACGCACACCTGGTCTACAGCGGGATTTTTGAGGGCACCGCGCCAGAGTTTATGAACTGGATCTGGCCGATCCATGCCAGCATGTTCGTGCACGTGCACCGGGTGGTGAACATCTTCATCGAGCGCAATACGGACGGCGACCTCGTCAGCGAGTCGTACGTCCAGGTCCTGCTGCGCACGACCTCAGCCAGCGGCTCGATGACCGACAACATTGGGAACGGACGCTACGTCGACCGCTGGGCGGAGCAGGATGGAAGGGTCGTCATCGTCGAGCGCGACTATGTACTCGACGCCACGCGCGCGTATCCGCACGAGCAACAAGACCTATCCGCGGTGCGACCTGCATCGCAGGGCGCCGCACTCACCTGGGCGAGGGACGAGTCGGATGCCTCCTACCGGCTGCTTCGCGCATGACCGCGATTCCCTATCTTGTGACCGCCGAGGAGCGGAACCAGATCGAGCAGGCGCTCGCCGCGTATTGCCGCGGACTCGACCGTTTCGACCGCGAGATCGCGCTCTGGGCTTTCGCCCCTTGCGCGGTCCTCAACTACAGCGGAATCTACGTGGGTGACGCACCCGGTTTCGTGAACTGGGTATGGCCATTCCACGAGAAGCTGGAGCTGAACGTGCATCGCGTCGCGAACGTCTTCATTGACCGTAACCCGTCCGGAGACCTTGTCAGCGAGGCGTATGTCACGTCGCTGCTGCGCCGCCGCGAGGGCGCGATCCATGTCGACCGGGTCGGGTACGGCCGCTACATCGATCGGTGGGCAGAAACCGATGGTCGACTGGCGATCGTTGAGCGTGATTACGTGAATGATCTCATCACCGAACAAGAAAATCCCGCGAACGCGGCGCGCCCGGTAGCCCCGACCGCCGGGGTTCCCGTCCGCGAGCCGGGTCGGAACCGCGGCGATGCGTCATACCGGCTGCTCACGGGAGCCGCCATCCGACAGCCCTTAACAGAAGGAGCACACTCATGACCGACACCGTCCTGCGTACCCGAACCGACGAGATCGAGGCGATCAAGCAGCTCAAGGCCAGATATTTTCGTGCTCTGGACACCAAGGACTGGGACGCGTTTCGGGGCGTCTTCGTCGAGGATCCCCAGATCGGCCCGATCGAGAACGGCTTCCCCCGACTACCTGCTGGCACTGCGGCCGCCTGAAGCGCGGGACCAGGTCACCAGCGGCACGAACTTCGACGCGTTCATCGAGCGCAATCGGCTGTTCATTGGCCCCCTGATCACGACGCATCACGGGTACCAGCCGGAAATCGAACTCACCGGCGAGAACGAGGCGGCGGGTATCTGTGAGGACGTCTTGGTCTGGAAGCGCGAAGGGTTACCGCCTGCGCGGGACCGGGCACTACTGGGAGACCTACCGCCAGGTCAACGGGGCGTGGAAGATCGCCTCGCTCAAGCTCACCCGGCTCTACGTCTATGTGGAGAAGATCGAGCCACTGGGGTGACCACCCGGCGCGGCAGTTCAAGCGAACTGCCGCGCCCAAGTCCTGACGGGAAGTCGTCAGAGCATGAGGTCTGTCGCGTAGTACTCGAGCGAAGCGATAACCGAAGTCGCATCGTCGCCGGGAACTCTGACCACGAACCAGTCAACACCGGCGTCGGCGAGCGCTGCGAGATACTCTCGGTGCTCGGCCGCTGAGTGATCCGCGAACATCACGCGTGCCTGCGGGGTCAGCACCTGAACCACGACCTCGGCGTCCTCGCCGCGCAGCTCCCGCGCCAGGTCACGCACCTCTCGAATGTCGCCCACGAGCCCGTCGACTCCCGCGATTGCCGCCGTATTGATCCTCGACGCCGCCTCGGAGCCGATCAGCAGCGGACTCCAACCGCCCGACCGAGCCGCCCGATCCCGCGCCCGGCGCCCATTCCCACCGATCCACAGTGGTGGTCCTCCCGGCTGTACCGGCACCGGTCGGCTCACTATCTCACTGGCGTCGAAGTTCATACCCGACCGGCTCACTGGCTCCCCCGCCCAGATCTCCGGGAGCACCGCGAGCGCCTCATCGAGGAGCGTATTGCGTTCCTCGAACGGCACGCCGAGGGCATCGAATTCCGCGCGCAGGTAGCCGGCGCCTACGACGGCCGTTACCCTGCCGCGCGACAGCAGATCGATCGTCGCCAGCGCTTTGGCGACCATGAACGGCCGGTGATACGGCAGCACGACGAGAAAGGTCATCAGGCGCACTCGCTCGGTGATGGCCGCGCAGAACGCCAACGATGCGAGCATGTCGAAAGTCGGATGCCCCGGCGGGCTGTCAATCCATGCCTTCGACGGTGCCGGATGCTCAGTGAACGCGAGGGCGTGGTACCCCAGACAATCCACCGCGCGCGCTATCGCCTCGACGTCGTCCGCCGTACTCACCGCCTCGAGTGGAAACTCCACTGTGTATTTCATACTTCCCCCTCAACTCGGACTACGCACGTGACTGGCCGGCATCTGGCGGTTAGCGCTGGCCGAGGGCCTCCGTCGACGCCTTCGTCGACCCGTAAGCCGCCGCGCGGTAGAAGTTGAACAGCGCGGTCGTGTATCCGCCGTCGACAGTCAACGATTGCCCGGTGATGTATGACGAGTCCGGACCGACGAGGAACGACACTGCCGACGCGATATCCGCCGGCGCGCCGGCCCGGCCGAGCGGGATGAGTGCGGACTCACGAGGCGATTCGCCGCCGGCGAGCGCGTTCTTCATGCCTTCTGTCTGAATCGTGCCGGGGGCGACCGAATTCACACGGATGCCGCGCTCGGCGTACTCGAGCGCTGCGAGCTTCGTGACGCCGTGTGCAGCCGCCTTCGAAGCCGAGTAGGCGCTTACCCCCGGTGAAGCGTGGTCCTGCGACATCGAGGTGATGTTCACGATCGCGCCCCCGCCACGGGCAGCGATGATCGGAGCGAAAGCGTTGATCGTCAAGATGGGGCCGAGCACGTTGACGTGAAACAGTTGGTCGAAGTCGGCGACGCTGATGTCACGGAAGCCGAGCCACGGGTAGATCCCGGCGCTATTGACGAGGGCGTCCAGCTCGGGCACCTGCGCCACGGCCGCTGCCACACTGTCCGCATCGCTCACATCAAGCCGAATCGGCGTGCCCCCAAGCTGCTTCGCGGCCTGCTCGGCGAGTTCGGCTGAGTAATCCGTCACGTAGACGTGAAAGCCGTCGTCGGCCAGCCGCTTGGCGATGCCGTAACCGATGCCTTGGCCAGAGCCGGTAACCAGCGCGTACTTCGTCATCCTTGATCTCCTTTGATTCATCTGTGTTCTGGGGTAGCTGGGCGTCAGGCGACGATTCGCTGTTCGCGCATCGCGGCAATCTGGTCGCTGTCGAAGCCGAGATTACTCAGGATCTCGGTGGTGTCCGCCCCGTGGTCCGGTGCGGGTTGCCAGCGCGACGTGAGCTGCTTTCCGAGCGTGAACGGCGATCCGGGAAGGGTGATCTTGCCGAGTCGAGGGTGGTCATGCTCCACGACATAACCGTTTGCCCGCGCCTGTTCGTCTGCGAGCACTTGCCCGAAGTCCTGCACTGGCGCAAACAAGAGGCCCTTCGTTCGCAGGTAAGTGACCCACTCGACCGCGGTGCGTTCCAGCATGAGCGGGTCGATCGCCGCGTACAGCGCCTCCTGCGAGGTACGGTCGTCGACGTCCCACGGTGTCTGGGCCAGGTCGGCCGCTCCGATCGCTTCGGTGAACGTCGACCACAGCGCGCGGCCCGGGTTCGTCCCGACGATCCACCGGTCGTCCTTGCATCGGTATACCGACAGCAGCGGTGTCTTCTGAATCCGGTCGTACGTGACGATCGGTTTCGAGTCGAGGGCCGCCTCCCACATCAACTGAGCTGACCATAAGAGCGCACCGGAACCATAGAGCGAGACGTGTACGTCCTGCCCCTCTCCCCCGTTCCGCTCCCGAGCCAGCAGTGCCGTGATCGCCGCCTGCGCCGCGGTCTGAGCCGTCAGCTGG
This Salinibacterium sp. ZJ450 DNA region includes the following protein-coding sequences:
- a CDS encoding Dabb family protein; the protein is MIRHCSLWKFTDNAPAGLMEELTDAFYAAAGEIPSVRACHVGENMGYLPTNHDFALTIDFDDLDGYREYVAHDRHMELFKSYLEPYLESRAAVQFELRAD
- a CDS encoding nuclear transport factor 2 family protein translates to MTDTVLRTRTDEIEAIKQLKARYFRALDTKDWDAFRGVFVEDPQIGPIENGFPRLPAGTAAA
- a CDS encoding nuclear transport factor 2 family protein translates to MTAIPYLVTAEERNQIEQALAAYCRGLDRFDREIALWAFAPCAVLNYSGIYVGDAPGFVNWVWPFHEKLELNVHRVANVFIDRNPSGDLVSEAYVTSLLRRREGAIHVDRVGYGRYIDRWAETDGRLAIVERDYVNDLITEQENPANAARPVAPTAGVPVREPGRNRGDASYRLLTGAAIRQPLTEGAHS
- a CDS encoding CaiB/BaiF CoA-transferase family protein, which encodes MMNEETARASMPARPLEGITVIEVGVWHAGPGAAAILGDLGADVVKIESLDGDPERGEGGSLTLKSQAIDSPGWNLMFELSNRNKRAIALDLASEQGKQVLRQLVEGADVFITNLRPGAKRKLGIDYESLASVNPRLVHVNVSGFGSKGPLAEEGGFDTLGQALAGMFYVSGHEVPQPLPVVVVDQLTAQTAAQAAITALLARERNGGEGQDVHVSLYGSGALLWSAQLMWEAALDSKPIVTYDRIQKTPLLSVYRCKDDRWIVGTNPGRALWSTFTEAIGAADLAQTPWDVDDRTSQEALYAAIDPLMLERTAVEWVTYLRTKGLLFAPVQDFGQVLADEQARANGYVVEHDHPRLGKITLPGSPFTLGKQLTSRWQPAPDHGADTTEILSNLGFDSDQIAAMREQRIVA
- a CDS encoding SDR family NAD(P)-dependent oxidoreductase, with protein sequence MTKYALVTGSGQGIGYGIAKRLADDGFHVYVTDYSAELAEQAAKQLGGTPIRLDVSDADSVAAAVAQVPELDALVNSAGIYPWLGFRDISVADFDQLFHVNVLGPILTINAFAPIIAARGGGAIVNITSMSQDHASPGVSAYSASKAAAHGVTKLAALEYAERGIRVNSVAPGTIQTEGMKNALAGGESPRESALIPLGRAGAPADIASAVSFLVGPDSSYITGQSLTVDGGYTTALFNFYRAAAYGSTKASTEALGQR
- a CDS encoding nuclear transport factor 2 family protein translates to MTETAVRTEADEIEAIRRLKARYFRALDTKDWDEFGAVFTEDAAIGPIDNGFTDELLALRPAVERQPVAASGIGAFVERVATNIGPLISTHHGHQPEIELTGDDEATGIWAMEDVLVWPADGYRLRGTGHYWETYRKVDGVWKIASMKLTRLYVHVERIDSLA
- a CDS encoding SDR family NAD(P)-dependent oxidoreductase; this encodes MTRYALVTGAGQGIGFGIAKRLTDDGYHIYTTDYDTELAQAAAEKLGGTALQLDVGNPESVKAAAAQVPELSVLVNSAGIYLWSPLLSISVEEFDRVFSINVRGNLLCMQAFHPQLAADGKGAIVNITSMSALAPAVGVGSYAASKAAAAMLIQQASIEFAPDGIRVNGVAPGSVQTEGTNRAIQEGDEPQKAPFIPLGRLAGPADMASVVSFLASEDAGYVTGQNIVVDGGFLNNTFALYRHVSQPA
- a CDS encoding helix-turn-helix transcriptional regulator; this translates as MIREVRRSKGIRDRIVDRLRAPGGATCTVGQLASEFGTSTRSLQRALAKQGLSFRALQESVKRELATSGLRGTSKPIAEIALDLGYASPTSFSDAFSNWFGQSPSAYRAAARVMR
- a CDS encoding SDR family NAD(P)-dependent oxidoreductase, which translates into the protein MASGKFDGAYRALVTGSSPGGIGAAITRRLVDSALSRQLEPRITITATKPTEELAAFADSQRDRGAKILVLTGDLQTTTFPVEVAERAVEFADGLDTLVSNAGNTMLGRLVDQTTVGEWDAVMNVHARAAWLLASTAYPALRAARGSFIATTSTSGMSPHPGLGAYSPAKAALIRLIENLALEWGPVGIRANAVAPGPIVTPISQKSRPDMGEDEMREMLAQRAEAMPLRVLGEPDDIAEAVAFLASPAAKFITGQNLAVDGGLSISANLRVPMRHRLTVE
- a CDS encoding TIGR03619 family F420-dependent LLM class oxidoreductase; its protein translation is MKYTVEFPLEAVSTADDVEAIARAVDCLGYHALAFTEHPAPSKAWIDSPPGHPTFDMLASLAFCAAITERVRLMTFLVVLPYHRPFMVAKALATIDLLSRGRVTAVVGAGYLRAEFDALGVPFEERNTLLDEALAVLPEIWAGEPVSRSGMNFDASEIVSRPVPVQPGGPPLWIGGNGRRARDRAARSGGWSPLLIGSEAASRINTAAIAGVDGLVGDIREVRDLARELRGEDAEVVVQVLTPQARVMFADHSAAEHREYLAALADAGVDWFVVRVPGDDATSVIASLEYYATDLML
- a CDS encoding nuclear transport factor 2 family protein, translated to MSYNVTAEERNQISQGLYAYCRGLDRFDRELALSPFAADAHLVYSGIFEGTAPEFMNWIWPIHASMFVHVHRVVNIFIERNTDGDLVSESYVQVLLRTTSASGSMTDNIGNGRYVDRWAEQDGRVVIVERDYVLDATRAYPHEQQDLSAVRPASQGAALTWARDESDASYRLLRA